One segment of Cryptococcus neoformans var. grubii H99 chromosome 2, complete sequence DNA contains the following:
- a CDS encoding FK506-binding protein 1, whose product MFRSILTTSRPLVRQPLRQFTTTAIKMGVTVENISAGDGKTFPQPGDNVTIHYVGTLLDGSKFDSSRDRGTPFVCRIGQGQVIRGWDEGVPQLSVGQKANLICTPDYAYGARGFPPVIPPNSTLKFEVELLKVN is encoded by the exons atgttCAGATCTATCCTCACCACCTCTCGCCCCCTCGTTAGACAGCCTCTCCGTCAATTTACTACAACAGCTATCAAAATGGGTGTTACTGTTGAG AACATTTCCGCCGGTGACGGCAAGACCTTCCCCCAGCCTGGAGACAATGTTACTATCCACT ACGTTGGTACCCTTCTTGACGGTTCCAAGTTTGACTCTTCCCGAGACCGTGGAACGCCCTTCGTCTGCCGAATTGGCCAAGG CCAAGTTATCAGGGGTTGGGACGAGGGTGTTCCTCAGCTCTCCGTAGGCCAGAAGGCTAACCTCATCTGTACCCCTGACTATG CCTACGGTGCGCGAGGTTTCCCCCCTGTTATTCCTCCCAACTCCACCCTCAAGTTCGAGG TTGAGCTCCTCAAGGTCAACTAA
- a CDS encoding short-chain dehydrogenase/reductase SDR, whose product MPSQRVILVTGASGGIGRASSIALSNTFPSTAQPEQLVLVLVGRRQAELEETGRQCRDGTLIEVATGDASNEEDVKRIFETVKSKYGRLDVLFNNAGINDKSPGEFEDQDMDVFRRVLDINIMSAVLFTKHAFHLMKAQEPQGGRIINNGSISATSPRPNNTAYTLSKHAIHGLTRSTSLDGRKYHITCTELDIGNAATDLGSHVTAGSLQADGTKRVEPVMHVNNVAKTVAFIASLPAEADILSLEIIASGMPYVGRG is encoded by the exons ATGCCTTCACAGAGAGTAATCCTCGTTACTGGTGCCTCTGGGGGCATTGGTCGTGCTTCGTCTATCGCGCTCTCCAACACTTTCCCTTCAACTGCCCAACCTGAACAGCTTGTTCTTGTTCTCGTCGGCCGAAGGCAAGCAGAACTTGAGGAGACGGGAAGGCAATGTAGGGATGGGACATTGATAGAAGTGGCCACTGGAGATGCTAGtaatgaggaggatgtaaAGAGGATTTTTGAAACAGTGAAATCCAAATATGGTCGACTTGACGTCTTATTCAAC aatgccGGTATCAACGACAAATCACCAGGAGAGTTTGAAGACCAGGATATGGACGTGTTCCGAAGAGTATTGGACATCAATATCATGTCTGCTGTCCTG TTCACAAAACACGCATTCCATCTCATGAAGGCCCAAGAACCTCAAGGTGGTAGAATTATCAACAATGGTAGCATTTCTGCTACAAGTCCCCGACCCA ACAATACTGCTTATACACTTTCTAAACACGCCATCCATGGCCTTACTCGCTCAACATCCCTTGATGGGCGGAAATACCATATCACATGCACTGAGTTGGACATCGGCAACGCTGCTACCGATTTAGGGTCACACGTCACGGCTGGATCACTTCAGGCAGACGGCACGAAGAGAGTTGAGCCCGTGATGCACGTGAACAATGTGGCTAAAACAGTAGCATTCATTGCCAGCCTTCCCGCAGAGGCAGACATATTAAGCTTGGAAATCAT TGCGTCTGGTATGCCTTATGTTGGACGAGGTTAA